A single genomic interval of Astyanax mexicanus isolate ESR-SI-001 chromosome 4, AstMex3_surface, whole genome shotgun sequence harbors:
- the LOC103040097 gene encoding NACHT, LRR and PYD domains-containing protein 12-like isoform X7 yields MMDLQNSSSGGGPPVLKEKRAASPAPSGVSMKSDWSMGIPPAFSSGGGSSGSRTETQRGASPEPSCVFMKSDASIGKRPDFSSEDMTSDPHEKKKNFSRKELDRVFKKLQEKFISLVKNELNTFKKLLSPDYPACSEGEVDDDKKEGVLKVTLHILRNMNQTNLANTLESKLAPACQRKLKSKLRDKYQILNEGISGHVKSALLNEIYTELYITEGDGGDVNQEHEVKQIEAASRKKTTQEKPIKCNDIFKPLPEQKQPIRTVLTKGVAGIGKTVSVQKFILDWAEGKVNQDILFIFPLPFRELNLMKENKLSLVNLLQSFFPETQDLKPRHYKGYKVMFIFDGLDECRLPLDFQNNENLVNIEEQTSVDVLLTNLIKGNLLPSALLWITSRPAAVSQIPPECFDQVTEVRGFSDPQKQEYFSKRIRDKDLANKVFTHIRSSRSLCIMCHIPVFCWITATVLERMLSEAESGEIPKTLTQMFTHFLIFQIKHKDQKYSGKSETDPQQTRTSILALGKLAFQQLEKGNLIFYEEDLRESGIDFREVSVYSGVCTQIFREEHELHLGKVFSFVHLSVQEFLAALYAFLNRKIPKEQSTEQQTSKLFKFFSKSTMTDFLSSAIDRALQSESGHLDLFLRFLLGLSLESNQTVLGVLLTPTESISHSNKTVQYIKERIEENSSPEKSINLFHCLNELNDHSLVQEVQKYLRRGGERRLQQASLSPAQWSALAFVLVNSEEELEEFNLSKYDPSEECLLRLLPVVKISRRAVLASCDLGVKTCENLESVLNLENSSLKELDLSNNNLQDSGVELLSAGLKSSHCKLQILRLALCNIGRKTCENLESVLNLENSSLKELDLSKNDLQDSGVELLSAGLKNSQCKLQILRLASCNLGVKTCENLESVLNLENSSLKELDLSNNDLQDSGVALLSAGLKSSQCKLQILRLSGCMITEKGCCSLASALIVNLSHLKELDLTYNHPGESGVKLLSARLEDPHCKLEKIGVEHGGKIRIKPGLKKYGCDFTLDLNTAQRRLSLSEENRRVECGEELQSYPDHPERFDWWPQVLSRERVTGVTGRYYWEAEWSGEGGGAAVALSYKTINRKGLGSDCEFGGNINSWSLSCSDNSYSVHHNNNRTVLSTPPSGCRRVGVYVDCPSGTLSFYRVSSDTHTPSHTHTPTHTHSHTPSHTLTHSHTPSHTLTHLHTFYTTFTQPLYAGFRVYGPGSSVRLCKID; encoded by the exons aactgaaacccagagaggagcttctccagaacccagctgtgtttttATGAAGAGTGACGCATCCATCGGGAAACGTcctgatttcagcagtgaagatatgacctctgacccaca tgagaagaaaaaaaacttttccagaaAAGAACTGGACCGCGTATTCAAG aagctgcaggagaagtttatctctctagtgaagaacgagctaAACACGTTtaagaagctcctgagtccagattacccagcatgctctgagggagaggtggatgATGATAagaaggagggggtgctgaaggtcacactgcacatcctgaggaacatgaatcagacaaacctcgccaacacactagagagca aattggccccagcatgtcaacgaaagctcaaatccaagctgagagataaatatcagatacttaatgaaggaatctcaggccatgtaaagtcagcacttctgaatgagatctacacagagctctacatcacagagggagatggaggagatgtcaatcaggaacatgaggtgaaacagattgaagctgcatccaggaaaaaaacaacacaggaaaaaccaatcaaatgcaacgacatctttaaaccattaccagaacagaaacaacccatcagaactgtactgactaaaggagttgctggaattggaaaaacagtctctgtgcagaagttcattctggactgggctgaaggaaaagtaaatcaggacattctcttcatatttccacttccgtttagagagctgaatctgatgaaggagaataAGCTCAGTCTGGtaaatcttcttcagagctttttcccagaaacacaagatttaaaaccaagacattataagggctacaaggtcatgttcatttttgatggtctggatgagtgtcgactgcctctagatttccagaacaatgagaacttggtgaatatagaagagcaaacctcagtggatgtcctgctgacaaacctcatcaaggggaatctacttccctctgctctcctctggatcacctctcgaccagcagcggtcagTCAGATCCCTCCGGAGTGTTTtgaccaggtaacagaagtgcggggtttcagtgaccctcagaaacaggagtacttcagtaagaggatcagagataaggacctggccaacaaagtcttcacacacatcaggtcttcaagaagcctctgcatcatgtgccacataccggtcttctgctggattacagccactgttctagagagaatgctgagtgaagctgagagtggagaaattcccaaaaccctgacgcagatgttcacacacttcctgatctttcagatcaaacacaaggaccagaagtacagtgggaaaagtgaaactgatcctcagcagactagaacaagtatcctggctctggggaaactggcgttccagcagctggagaaaggaaacctgatcttctatgaggaagatctaagagagagtggcattgATTTTAGAGAAGTGtctgtgtactcaggagtgtgtacccagatcttcagggaggaacatgagctgcacctggggaaggtctttagctttgttcatctgagcgttcaggagtttcttgctgctttatatgcatttctcaacagaaaaattccaaaagaacaatccactgaacaacaaaccAGTAAACTCTTCAAGTTTTTCAGCAAGTCAACAatgactgacttcctcagcagtgccatagacagagccttacagagcgaaagtggacacctggacctgttccttcgtttcctcctgggtctctcactggagtctaatcagactgTATTAGGAGTGTTGCTGACCCCAACAGAGAGTATCTCTCACAGCAATAAAACAGTCCAATACATCAAGGAGAggattgaggagaactcatctccagagaaatccatcaatctgttccactgtctgaatgaactgaatgatcattctctggtgcaggaagtgcagaaatacctgaggaGAGGTGGTGAGCGTCGTCTTCAACAGGCcagcctctctcctgctcagtggtcagctctggcgtttgtgttggtgaactcagaagaagagctggaggagtttaacctcagtaaatatgatccatcagaggagtgtcttctaaggctgctgccagtagttaaaatatccagaagagctgt actagcttcatgtgatcttggagtaaagacatgtgaaaatctggaatcagttttaaacctggaaaactcctccctgaaagagctggacctcagtaacaacaacctgcaggattcaggagtggagctgctctctgctggactgaagagttcacactgtaaattacagattctcag attagctttgtgtaatataggaagaaagacgtgtgaaaatctggaatcagttttaaacctggaaaactcctccctgaaagagctggacctcagtaaaaacgacctgcaggattcaggagtggagctgctctctgctggactgaagaattcacaatgtaaactgcagattctcag actagcttcatgtaatcttggagtaaagacatgtgaaaatctggaatcagttttaaacctggaaaactcctccctgaaagagctggacctcagtaacaatgacctgcaggattcaggagtggcgctgctctctgctggactgaagagttcacaatgtaaactgcagattctcag attatctggttgtatgatcacagagaaaggctgttgttctctggcttcagctctaattgTGAACctctcccacctgaaagagctggatctgacctacaaccacccaggagagtcaggagtgaagctgctttctgccagactggaggatccacactgcaaactggagaaaatcgg agtggaacatggagggaagatccgaatcaaacctggattaaaaaaat acggctgtgatttcactctggatctgaacacagcgcagcggcgtctctctctgagtgaggagaacaggagggtggagtgtggagaggagctgcagtcgtatcctgatcatccagagagatttgattggtGGCCGCAGGTTCttagtagagagagagttactggtgttactggacgctattactgggaggctgagtggagcggagaaggaggaggagctgctgtagctctgagttataaaaccatcaacAGGAAAGGATTAGGATCAGACTGTGAgtttggagggaatataaactcctggagtctgagctgctctgataacagttactctgttcatcacaataataacagaactgttctctccactcctccctccggctgtaggagagtaggagtctatgtggactgtccctccggcactctgtccttctacagagtctcctctgatacacacacaccctcacacacacacacacccacacacacacactcacacacaccctcacacactctcacacactcacacacaccctcacacactctcacacacttacacacattctacaccaccttcactcagcccctctatgcagggtttAGGGTTTATGGTcctggctcctcagtgcgtctgtgtaagatagatTAA
- the LOC103040097 gene encoding NACHT, LRR and PYD domains-containing protein 12-like isoform X4 yields the protein MMDLQNSSSGGGPPVLKEKRAASPAPSGVSMKSDWSMGIPPAFSSGGGSSGSRTETQRGASPEPSCVSMKSDASIDLPPDFSSEDMTSDPHEKKKNFSRKELDRVFKKLQEKFISLVKNELNTFKKLLSPDYPACSEGEVDDDKKEGVLKVTLHILRNMNQTNLANTLESKLAPACQRKLKSKLRDKYQILNEGISGHVKSALLNEIYTELYITEGDGGDVNQEHEVKQIEAASRKKTTQEKPIKCNDIFKPLPEQKQPIRTVLTKGVAGIGKTVSVQKFILDWAEGKVNQDILFIFPLPFRELNLMKENKLSLVNLLQSFFPETQDLKPRHYKGYKVMFIFDGLDECRLPLDFQNNENLVNIEEQTSVDVLLTNLIKGNLLPSALLWITSRPAAVSQIPPECFDQVTEVRGFSDPQKQEYFSKRIRDKDLANKVFTHIRSSRSLCIMCHIPVFCWITATVLERMLSEAESGEIPKTLTQMFTHFLIFQIKHKDQKYSGKSETDPQQTRTSILALGKLAFQQLEKGNLIFYEEDLRESGIDFREVSVYSGVCTQIFREEHELHLGKVFSFVHLSVQEFLAALYAFLNRKIPKEQSTEQQTSKLFKFFSKSTMTDFLSSAIDRALQSESGHLDLFLRFLLGLSLESNQTVLGVLLTPTESISHSNKTVQYIKERIEENSSPEKSINLFHCLNELNDHSLVQEVQKYLRRGGERRLQQASLSPAQWSALAFVLVNSEEELEEFNLSKYDPSEECLLRLLPVVKISRRAVLASCDLGVKTCENLESVLNLENSSLKELDLSNNNLQDSGVELLSAGLKSSHCKLQILRLALCNIGRKTCENLESVLNLENSSLKELDLSKNDLQDSGVELLSAGLKNSQCKLQILRLASCNLGVKTCENLESVLNLENSSLKELDLSNNDLQDSGVALLSAGLKSSQCKLQILRLSGCMITEKGCCSLASALIVNLSHLKELDLTYNHPGESGVKLLSARLEDPHCKLEKIGVEHGGKIRIKPGLKKYGCDFTLDLNTAQRRLSLSEENRRVECGEELQSYPDHPERFDWWPQVLSRERVTGVTGRYYWEAEWSGEGGGAAVALSYKTINRKGLGSDCEFGGNINSWSLSCSDNSYSVHHNNNRTVLSTPPSGCRRVGVYVDCPSGTLSFYRVSSDTHTPSHTHTPTHTHSHTPSHTLTHSHTPSHTLTHLHTFYTTFTQPLYAGFRVYGPGSSVRLCKID from the exons tgagaagaaaaaaaacttttccagaaAAGAACTGGACCGCGTATTCAAG aagctgcaggagaagtttatctctctagtgaagaacgagctaAACACGTTtaagaagctcctgagtccagattacccagcatgctctgagggagaggtggatgATGATAagaaggagggggtgctgaaggtcacactgcacatcctgaggaacatgaatcagacaaacctcgccaacacactagagagca aattggccccagcatgtcaacgaaagctcaaatccaagctgagagataaatatcagatacttaatgaaggaatctcaggccatgtaaagtcagcacttctgaatgagatctacacagagctctacatcacagagggagatggaggagatgtcaatcaggaacatgaggtgaaacagattgaagctgcatccaggaaaaaaacaacacaggaaaaaccaatcaaatgcaacgacatctttaaaccattaccagaacagaaacaacccatcagaactgtactgactaaaggagttgctggaattggaaaaacagtctctgtgcagaagttcattctggactgggctgaaggaaaagtaaatcaggacattctcttcatatttccacttccgtttagagagctgaatctgatgaaggagaataAGCTCAGTCTGGtaaatcttcttcagagctttttcccagaaacacaagatttaaaaccaagacattataagggctacaaggtcatgttcatttttgatggtctggatgagtgtcgactgcctctagatttccagaacaatgagaacttggtgaatatagaagagcaaacctcagtggatgtcctgctgacaaacctcatcaaggggaatctacttccctctgctctcctctggatcacctctcgaccagcagcggtcagTCAGATCCCTCCGGAGTGTTTtgaccaggtaacagaagtgcggggtttcagtgaccctcagaaacaggagtacttcagtaagaggatcagagataaggacctggccaacaaagtcttcacacacatcaggtcttcaagaagcctctgcatcatgtgccacataccggtcttctgctggattacagccactgttctagagagaatgctgagtgaagctgagagtggagaaattcccaaaaccctgacgcagatgttcacacacttcctgatctttcagatcaaacacaaggaccagaagtacagtgggaaaagtgaaactgatcctcagcagactagaacaagtatcctggctctggggaaactggcgttccagcagctggagaaaggaaacctgatcttctatgaggaagatctaagagagagtggcattgATTTTAGAGAAGTGtctgtgtactcaggagtgtgtacccagatcttcagggaggaacatgagctgcacctggggaaggtctttagctttgttcatctgagcgttcaggagtttcttgctgctttatatgcatttctcaacagaaaaattccaaaagaacaatccactgaacaacaaaccAGTAAACTCTTCAAGTTTTTCAGCAAGTCAACAatgactgacttcctcagcagtgccatagacagagccttacagagcgaaagtggacacctggacctgttccttcgtttcctcctgggtctctcactggagtctaatcagactgTATTAGGAGTGTTGCTGACCCCAACAGAGAGTATCTCTCACAGCAATAAAACAGTCCAATACATCAAGGAGAggattgaggagaactcatctccagagaaatccatcaatctgttccactgtctgaatgaactgaatgatcattctctggtgcaggaagtgcagaaatacctgaggaGAGGTGGTGAGCGTCGTCTTCAACAGGCcagcctctctcctgctcagtggtcagctctggcgtttgtgttggtgaactcagaagaagagctggaggagtttaacctcagtaaatatgatccatcagaggagtgtcttctaaggctgctgccagtagttaaaatatccagaagagctgt actagcttcatgtgatcttggagtaaagacatgtgaaaatctggaatcagttttaaacctggaaaactcctccctgaaagagctggacctcagtaacaacaacctgcaggattcaggagtggagctgctctctgctggactgaagagttcacactgtaaattacagattctcag attagctttgtgtaatataggaagaaagacgtgtgaaaatctggaatcagttttaaacctggaaaactcctccctgaaagagctggacctcagtaaaaacgacctgcaggattcaggagtggagctgctctctgctggactgaagaattcacaatgtaaactgcagattctcag actagcttcatgtaatcttggagtaaagacatgtgaaaatctggaatcagttttaaacctggaaaactcctccctgaaagagctggacctcagtaacaatgacctgcaggattcaggagtggcgctgctctctgctggactgaagagttcacaatgtaaactgcagattctcag attatctggttgtatgatcacagagaaaggctgttgttctctggcttcagctctaattgTGAACctctcccacctgaaagagctggatctgacctacaaccacccaggagagtcaggagtgaagctgctttctgccagactggaggatccacactgcaaactggagaaaatcgg agtggaacatggagggaagatccgaatcaaacctggattaaaaaaat acggctgtgatttcactctggatctgaacacagcgcagcggcgtctctctctgagtgaggagaacaggagggtggagtgtggagaggagctgcagtcgtatcctgatcatccagagagatttgattggtGGCCGCAGGTTCttagtagagagagagttactggtgttactggacgctattactgggaggctgagtggagcggagaaggaggaggagctgctgtagctctgagttataaaaccatcaacAGGAAAGGATTAGGATCAGACTGTGAgtttggagggaatataaactcctggagtctgagctgctctgataacagttactctgttcatcacaataataacagaactgttctctccactcctccctccggctgtaggagagtaggagtctatgtggactgtccctccggcactctgtccttctacagagtctcctctgatacacacacaccctcacacacacacacacccacacacacacactcacacacaccctcacacactctcacacactcacacacaccctcacacactctcacacacttacacacattctacaccaccttcactcagcccctctatgcagggtttAGGGTTTATGGTcctggctcctcagtgcgtctgtgtaagatagatTAA
- the LOC103040097 gene encoding NACHT, LRR and PYD domains-containing protein 12-like isoform X8 — MMDLQNSSSGGGPPVLKEKRAASPAPSGVSMKSDWSMGIPPAFSSGGGSSGSRTETQRGASPEPSCVSMKSDASIDLPPDFSSEDMTSDPHEKKKNFSRKELDRVFKLQEKFISLVKNELNTFKKLLSPDYPACSEGEVDDDKKEGVLKVTLHILRNMNQTNLANTLESKLAPACQRKLKSKLRDKYQILNEGISGHVKSALLNEIYTELYITEGDGGDVNQEHEVKQIEAASRKKTTQEKPIKCNDIFKPLPEQKQPIRTVLTKGVAGIGKTVSVQKFILDWAEGKVNQDILFIFPLPFRELNLMKENKLSLVNLLQSFFPETQDLKPRHYKGYKVMFIFDGLDECRLPLDFQNNENLVNIEEQTSVDVLLTNLIKGNLLPSALLWITSRPAAVSQIPPECFDQVTEVRGFSDPQKQEYFSKRIRDKDLANKVFTHIRSSRSLCIMCHIPVFCWITATVLERMLSEAESGEIPKTLTQMFTHFLIFQIKHKDQKYSGKSETDPQQTRTSILALGKLAFQQLEKGNLIFYEEDLRESGIDFREVSVYSGVCTQIFREEHELHLGKVFSFVHLSVQEFLAALYAFLNRKIPKEQSTEQQTSKLFKFFSKSTMTDFLSSAIDRALQSESGHLDLFLRFLLGLSLESNQTVLGVLLTPTESISHSNKTVQYIKERIEENSSPEKSINLFHCLNELNDHSLVQEVQKYLRRGGERRLQQASLSPAQWSALAFVLVNSEEELEEFNLSKYDPSEECLLRLLPVVKISRRAVLASCDLGVKTCENLESVLNLENSSLKELDLSNNNLQDSGVELLSAGLKSSHCKLQILRLALCNIGRKTCENLESVLNLENSSLKELDLSKNDLQDSGVELLSAGLKNSQCKLQILRLASCNLGVKTCENLESVLNLENSSLKELDLSNNDLQDSGVALLSAGLKSSQCKLQILRLSGCMITEKGCCSLASALIVNLSHLKELDLTYNHPGESGVKLLSARLEDPHCKLEKIGVEHGGKIRIKPGLKKYGCDFTLDLNTAQRRLSLSEENRRVECGEELQSYPDHPERFDWWPQVLSRERVTGVTGRYYWEAEWSGEGGGAAVALSYKTINRKGLGSDCEFGGNINSWSLSCSDNSYSVHHNNNRTVLSTPPSGCRRVGVYVDCPSGTLSFYRVSSDTHTPSHTHTPTHTHSHTPSHTLTHSHTPSHTLTHLHTFYTTFTQPLYAGFRVYGPGSSVRLCKID; from the exons tgagaagaaaaaaaacttttccagaaAAGAACTGGACCGCGTATTCAAG ctgcaggagaagtttatctctctagtgaagaacgagctaAACACGTTtaagaagctcctgagtccagattacccagcatgctctgagggagaggtggatgATGATAagaaggagggggtgctgaaggtcacactgcacatcctgaggaacatgaatcagacaaacctcgccaacacactagagagca aattggccccagcatgtcaacgaaagctcaaatccaagctgagagataaatatcagatacttaatgaaggaatctcaggccatgtaaagtcagcacttctgaatgagatctacacagagctctacatcacagagggagatggaggagatgtcaatcaggaacatgaggtgaaacagattgaagctgcatccaggaaaaaaacaacacaggaaaaaccaatcaaatgcaacgacatctttaaaccattaccagaacagaaacaacccatcagaactgtactgactaaaggagttgctggaattggaaaaacagtctctgtgcagaagttcattctggactgggctgaaggaaaagtaaatcaggacattctcttcatatttccacttccgtttagagagctgaatctgatgaaggagaataAGCTCAGTCTGGtaaatcttcttcagagctttttcccagaaacacaagatttaaaaccaagacattataagggctacaaggtcatgttcatttttgatggtctggatgagtgtcgactgcctctagatttccagaacaatgagaacttggtgaatatagaagagcaaacctcagtggatgtcctgctgacaaacctcatcaaggggaatctacttccctctgctctcctctggatcacctctcgaccagcagcggtcagTCAGATCCCTCCGGAGTGTTTtgaccaggtaacagaagtgcggggtttcagtgaccctcagaaacaggagtacttcagtaagaggatcagagataaggacctggccaacaaagtcttcacacacatcaggtcttcaagaagcctctgcatcatgtgccacataccggtcttctgctggattacagccactgttctagagagaatgctgagtgaagctgagagtggagaaattcccaaaaccctgacgcagatgttcacacacttcctgatctttcagatcaaacacaaggaccagaagtacagtgggaaaagtgaaactgatcctcagcagactagaacaagtatcctggctctggggaaactggcgttccagcagctggagaaaggaaacctgatcttctatgaggaagatctaagagagagtggcattgATTTTAGAGAAGTGtctgtgtactcaggagtgtgtacccagatcttcagggaggaacatgagctgcacctggggaaggtctttagctttgttcatctgagcgttcaggagtttcttgctgctttatatgcatttctcaacagaaaaattccaaaagaacaatccactgaacaacaaaccAGTAAACTCTTCAAGTTTTTCAGCAAGTCAACAatgactgacttcctcagcagtgccatagacagagccttacagagcgaaagtggacacctggacctgttccttcgtttcctcctgggtctctcactggagtctaatcagactgTATTAGGAGTGTTGCTGACCCCAACAGAGAGTATCTCTCACAGCAATAAAACAGTCCAATACATCAAGGAGAggattgaggagaactcatctccagagaaatccatcaatctgttccactgtctgaatgaactgaatgatcattctctggtgcaggaagtgcagaaatacctgaggaGAGGTGGTGAGCGTCGTCTTCAACAGGCcagcctctctcctgctcagtggtcagctctggcgtttgtgttggtgaactcagaagaagagctggaggagtttaacctcagtaaatatgatccatcagaggagtgtcttctaaggctgctgccagtagttaaaatatccagaagagctgt actagcttcatgtgatcttggagtaaagacatgtgaaaatctggaatcagttttaaacctggaaaactcctccctgaaagagctggacctcagtaacaacaacctgcaggattcaggagtggagctgctctctgctggactgaagagttcacactgtaaattacagattctcag attagctttgtgtaatataggaagaaagacgtgtgaaaatctggaatcagttttaaacctggaaaactcctccctgaaagagctggacctcagtaaaaacgacctgcaggattcaggagtggagctgctctctgctggactgaagaattcacaatgtaaactgcagattctcag actagcttcatgtaatcttggagtaaagacatgtgaaaatctggaatcagttttaaacctggaaaactcctccctgaaagagctggacctcagtaacaatgacctgcaggattcaggagtggcgctgctctctgctggactgaagagttcacaatgtaaactgcagattctcag attatctggttgtatgatcacagagaaaggctgttgttctctggcttcagctctaattgTGAACctctcccacctgaaagagctggatctgacctacaaccacccaggagagtcaggagtgaagctgctttctgccagactggaggatccacactgcaaactggagaaaatcgg agtggaacatggagggaagatccgaatcaaacctggattaaaaaaat acggctgtgatttcactctggatctgaacacagcgcagcggcgtctctctctgagtgaggagaacaggagggtggagtgtggagaggagctgcagtcgtatcctgatcatccagagagatttgattggtGGCCGCAGGTTCttagtagagagagagttactggtgttactggacgctattactgggaggctgagtggagcggagaaggaggaggagctgctgtagctctgagttataaaaccatcaacAGGAAAGGATTAGGATCAGACTGTGAgtttggagggaatataaactcctggagtctgagctgctctgataacagttactctgttcatcacaataataacagaactgttctctccactcctccctccggctgtaggagagtaggagtctatgtggactgtccctccggcactctgtccttctacagagtctcctctgatacacacacaccctcacacacacacacacccacacacacacactcacacacaccctcacacactctcacacactcacacacaccctcacacactctcacacacttacacacattctacaccaccttcactcagcccctctatgcagggtttAGGGTTTATGGTcctggctcctcagtgcgtctgtgtaagatagatTAA